A genomic region of Leptotrichia massiliensis contains the following coding sequences:
- a CDS encoding ABC transporter ATP-binding protein: MLEIKDLTIQYGDKLPVVENFSLSLKKGEIITIVGESGSGKSTVLSSILGLLPNGGKIISGDIIYNGESMLNKSLNQWRELRGTEITMISQDSGGTLNPIRKIGKQFVEYIQTHSRMSAKEAEEKAKDMFSKVNLPDPEIIMKSYPHQLSGGMKQRVGIAMALTFHPKIILADEPTSALDVITQAQIVKEIMGLRKKFDTSIIMVTHNLGVAAYISDKIIVMQNGKIVDAGNKNEVIENPKSEYTKKLLEAVPEIGGERLV; the protein is encoded by the coding sequence ATGTTGGAGATAAAAGATTTGACAATTCAGTATGGAGATAAGCTTCCAGTAGTTGAAAATTTTTCTCTTTCATTGAAAAAAGGTGAAATAATAACAATTGTGGGGGAAAGCGGTAGTGGAAAATCTACCGTTCTTTCTTCTATTTTGGGATTATTGCCAAACGGAGGGAAAATAATTTCGGGCGATATAATTTATAATGGGGAATCAATGCTCAATAAAAGCCTTAATCAATGGAGGGAACTGCGAGGGACTGAAATAACTATGATTTCACAGGATTCAGGAGGAACTCTTAATCCAATAAGAAAAATAGGAAAACAGTTTGTTGAATACATTCAGACACATTCCAGAATGTCAGCAAAAGAAGCTGAAGAAAAAGCAAAAGATATGTTTTCCAAAGTAAACTTGCCAGATCCTGAAATCATTATGAAAAGCTATCCACACCAGCTGTCAGGTGGAATGAAACAGCGTGTAGGAATAGCAATGGCACTTACTTTCCATCCAAAAATTATTCTGGCAGATGAGCCTACAAGTGCATTAGATGTTATAACGCAGGCTCAAATAGTGAAGGAAATAATGGGCCTCAGAAAAAAATTTGACACTTCTATCATAATGGTAACTCACAATCTGGGAGTCGCTGCATATATTTCGGATAAAATAATTGTTATGCAGAATGGAAAAATAGTTGATGCAGGTAATAAAAACGAAGTTATAGAAAATCCAAAAAGTGAATATACTAAAAAATTGCTTGAAGCTGTGCCTGAAATTGGAGGTGAAAGGCTTGTCTAA
- a CDS encoding MarR family winged helix-turn-helix transcriptional regulator, with amino-acid sequence MFTSKYKDNSEKSTGLLFMRVYNKWHSIIKKELKKMNLTHPQFVVLASLAYLSQNDNEITQIMISKLAGIDVMTISQILSLLEKNDFVKRKEHSKDTRAKAVILSKKGEEVLQKAVPLVEQIDEVFFGKLDRDEKQFKHFLARLNEE; translated from the coding sequence TTGTTTACATCAAAATATAAAGATAATTCGGAAAAATCAACAGGATTGTTATTTATGAGAGTATACAATAAATGGCATTCTATTATAAAAAAAGAACTAAAGAAAATGAACTTAACACACCCTCAATTTGTTGTTTTAGCTTCACTTGCTTATTTATCGCAAAACGATAATGAAATCACACAAATTATGATTTCAAAACTCGCAGGAATAGATGTTATGACAATATCTCAAATATTAAGTTTATTAGAAAAAAATGATTTTGTAAAAAGAAAAGAACATTCAAAAGATACAAGGGCAAAAGCAGTTATTTTGAGCAAAAAAGGAGAAGAAGTATTACAAAAAGCTGTTCCGTTAGTTGAGCAAATTGATGAAGTTTTTTTCGGAAAATTGGATAGGGATGAAAAACAATTTAAACATTTTCTTGCTAGATTAAATGAAGAATAA
- a CDS encoding SRPBCC family protein, with protein MEFSFSLKIKAKKEDAWEYYANIEKWYDWEKDLKNITLKGEFKTGSYGTMELEGMPPMEYKLTLVKPFEEFWDKTETPLGDILFGHQIIDNNDGSVNIKHTVILDSEDEKHLEFLSQVFSDVPQSIFILKNFLER; from the coding sequence ATGGAATTTAGTTTTAGTTTAAAAATCAAAGCAAAAAAAGAAGATGCGTGGGAATACTATGCAAATATTGAAAAATGGTATGATTGGGAAAAAGATTTAAAAAATATAACATTAAAAGGTGAATTTAAGACAGGTTCATATGGAACTATGGAACTTGAAGGAATGCCCCCTATGGAATACAAGCTTACCCTTGTAAAACCTTTTGAAGAATTTTGGGATAAAACAGAAACTCCGCTTGGAGATATTCTTTTTGGTCATCAAATAATTGATAACAATGATGGAAGCGTAAATATAAAACATACTGTAATTTTAGATAGTGAAGATGAGAAACATTTAGAATTTTTAAGCCAAGTCTTTTCAGATGTCCCTCAATCTATATTTATTCTAAAAAATTTCTTGGAAAGATAA
- a CDS encoding ABC transporter ATP-binding protein: protein MSNINDVILETKNLTKIYEKSNDKKVVACNKVNLKIHKGKTLGIVGESGSGKTTLVNMLMDLEKPTSGEILYHGRDISKFTKQEVWENRQNIQIVFQDPWSAFNPKMNVMQILTEPLMNYGRLKRSERKQKAIELLKMVDLPEEFVTKYPQNMSGGQRQRLGIARAISLEPEILICDEATSALDVSIQKNIVELLVRLQKEKNITMIFICHDIALIESFAHEIVVMYHGDVVEVIEGGQISEKAKHPYTKSLLSAIFPVRGEMVEVK, encoded by the coding sequence TTGTCTAATATTAATGATGTAATTCTTGAAACAAAAAACCTTACAAAAATTTATGAAAAATCAAATGATAAAAAAGTAGTGGCTTGTAATAAAGTGAATTTAAAAATTCATAAAGGAAAAACTTTGGGAATAGTTGGAGAATCAGGATCAGGAAAAACAACACTTGTAAATATGCTTATGGACTTGGAAAAGCCAACTTCTGGAGAGATTTTGTATCACGGAAGGGATATAAGCAAGTTTACAAAACAGGAAGTGTGGGAAAATAGACAAAATATCCAGATAGTCTTTCAAGATCCATGGTCAGCTTTTAATCCAAAAATGAACGTTATGCAAATCCTCACAGAGCCATTAATGAACTACGGAAGACTAAAAAGATCAGAAAGAAAGCAAAAAGCTATAGAACTTCTTAAAATGGTTGACTTGCCTGAAGAATTTGTAACAAAGTATCCTCAAAATATGAGCGGTGGGCAAAGGCAAAGGCTTGGAATCGCAAGAGCAATTTCGCTTGAACCTGAGATACTTATATGCGATGAGGCAACTTCTGCGCTTGATGTTTCCATTCAAAAAAATATAGTCGAACTTCTTGTAAGGCTGCAAAAAGAAAAGAACATAACAATGATTTTTATATGCCACGACATTGCACTAATAGAGTCTTTTGCACACGAAATCGTGGTAATGTATCACGGAGATGTGGTGGAAGTAATAGAAGGCGGACAAATTTCTGAAAAAGCAAAACATCCATATACAAAGTCGTTATTGAGCGCAATTTTTCCTGTACGTGGGGAAATGGTGGAAGTTAAGTAG